A stretch of DNA from Micromonospora sp. WMMD1155:
GCGTTGGCGGTCGGCAGCTCCGGTGTGTGGTCGTCGAGGAACCGGTACACCTCGTCCCGCACTGCCGCGTACGTCGTCGGCGTCACCTCGTCCAGCCCGTCGAGCAACACGACGCAACGCCGCTGCTGCAACACCTGGGCGAGGAACTGGTCGGCCTCCTCCCTGGTCAGGGCGAGCCCCTTCTGCGACCGCAGCAGCGCGAGGATGTAGTCGGTGAGCGCCCCGGGTTGCACGACGCCACGCAGCAGCCGCACCGGCACCAGGAACGGCACCTCCCGGTCCCGACCCGTCCCGCCGCGACCGTCGACACCGCCCAGCGCCGCGATCCCGAACGCCTTGAGCGTCGTCGTCTTGCCGGACCCGGCGTCACCGAGGAGCACGACGTGCCCGGTGCGATCGGCGATCCGCTCGGCCGCGTCGGCGGCGCGGTCCGGCTGCCCGTCCTCGGTGACGAACAACGGCACCAGGGTCCGTTCGAGCCGCAGTGTCTCCGGTGCCGCAAGGTACGGGTTGTACACCCGGTACTCCTCGACGAACCACCGGCGGTACCGCTCCTCGGGAGCACCCCGTCGGAGCCGGCTCATCCGTCGAACCAGCCAGCCGGACATCGCCACCGCGGCCACCCCGGCGCTGATGAGCACCTCGGCTCCCTGGATCACGTTGAACGCGTTGTTCAGCCACTCCCGCAGGTCCACGTACCAATGGTCCGTCATCGCTGTCACGAAGCGTGACGGCTTGGTCACGACTCGCCGGGTGGCTGTGTGGTTCCCCGGGAACCGCCGCCGGGGTTGCCGCACACCCGAGTGTCGCAGCGTCCACATTGGTGCCGTAATCTCCCGCCCCGAGCGCCGTGGGTGCGCAGTCGTTCGGGAGCGCGAGGTGCACGCCTCGATGTCTCGGTGAACGGCGGGTCGAAAGGTTGGGCAGGACAGTGCAGGGACAGGCGTCCACCACCGTCGAGGTGGAATCCCGTCGGGACGGCGCGGCGGTCGAGGCGGCCACGCCACGAGCAGATCAGGAGTCGGGGCTGACCGTCGTCGCGGCATCGCAGCAGGCCGGTCCCGGGGCGGTGCTGGCGGGGTTCGGGCTGATCGCCGCCGGAGCCGTCGCAGCCTGGGCGATCTGGCGTAGCGGTATCTCCGCCGCGAAGATCCAGCCGGAGGACTCCACGGCTGTCTTCCTCACCCTCCTGGTGTTCGCCGCGGCTGTCGAACGGATCCTGGAACCGTTCTCACGCTGGCTGCCCGGACGTGCCGCCGAGGCCGCGTTGGCACGAACGGTGGCCGAGGCGGACGCCCGGACCGACGGCCCGACCGACGCCGACCGCGAGGCGGTCGCCGCGGCCACGGCCACGGCGGCCCGGGCGAAGGGGAACCGCACGATCGTCGCGTGGGGTCTCGCGAGCGGGCTGGCCACTGTGGCGTCCAGCGCCGGCGGGTTCTACATCCTGCACGCCGTAGCGGGTAGCGACTGGAACGGGGTGGCGGTCTGGATCGACGCCATCGTGACGGGTGTGATGGTCGGCAGCGGCACCAAGCCGTTGCACGACCTGATCAACCGGGCGCAGAACGGGCCGCCCTCAGCGGCGTGATCCACGCGGTTCCGCGGACGTCGGAGCGTCCTGGGGATGCCCCGACGTCGGCGATGTCGTGTCGATCATCCCGGCTGATCGCTGCGGTAGCTGAGGCGTCCGGTGTCGTTGAATTGCTGCTCCGTGGTGGACAGACCGAAGACGCGGCAAGCGCAGCCCTCGCCGGGTTGCTTCGCTGACGCTTCGGCGTAGTACCAGACCTGGCCCACCTGGGCGGTGAACGTGCGAGTGGTCCGCGGCGGCAGCTCGACCGCCCGGTGTGGACGGCACTCGGCGTCGAAGAGCCAGAGCACGTACGGCTCACTGAACGTCGAAACGGTTCCCCGTACCGGCTCTCCCCAGCGGTCCGCCGGAATGTCCCGCAGGAACAGCGCCGCCGCCTCCTGGCCCTTGAGCCGCACGACGCAGTCCCGGGTGACCTGGCCCGGCGGAGCCGCCGGTTCGGATGCGGCTTCGGGTGCGGGCCTCTCGCGGATGCCGGTCGCGAGCAGGAGGGCCAGCAGCAGCACGAGACCACCGCCCAACCCGGCGGCGAGAGCCAACCGACGTCGGCCGGGCGTACCCGCAGCTGTCACGTTGCCGCCCCCATCCCGCGTCGGCCGTCACCCTCGCCGTCCGCGGACTCTACGGCGCTTCCCGTCCCGGCGCCGCCCCGCGAAGGCTTGGTGGAGGTGTCGGTCCTGTGCCGTTCGGCGTCCTGTGTCGAGGCGTCGACGGCCTGCGCGGCGGCAGTGAGGATCTCGTCGCGTTCGCCGTCGGTGAGACCTTCGTCCTCAAGGAGCCCGAGCAGCAGCACCGTCCGGGCGACGACCGCCGCCGCGCTGTCGGGCACCGGTGGGCGCTCGCCGAGTGCCGCCCAGACCAGCGCCTCGGCCAACACCGGGTCGACGTCGTGCCCGCCGGCGTCGTAGCGTTCCCGCGCGGACGCCACGAACCGGATCACCGGGGCCCGATCCTGCCCCGCGACGAACCGCCGCCGCACCGCCACCAGCAGCGCACCGGCCAGTAGATCGCCGTACCGCCGCCAGTCCCGCTCGGTGAACCGGCGCAACCGCCGTTCGTGGCCCCGCAGCCGCCCGGTCAGCAGACCTCGTAGCGCCGCGTGCGATTCAGTCACCATCGTCGCCCTCTGCTCATCATTGGTGCCCTCCGCCGTCGATGTCTCCTGGCCACCAGGGCGCTCGCCGCGTGGCAGCCGTGGGCGATCTGCTCGGCGCGGACCCTGTCGCTTTCGGGGTTTTCGCCTCCGGCGTCGCTGGCGATGCGGTTGTCGCTTGTGGTGCTGTCCGCCCGGTGGGTGTCGCCGTTGGTCGCGGTGCCACCGCTGCGTACCGGCGGTGCCGCCAGCACACTGATCAGCGCCGCCACCGACTGGTCGATCCGGCGGCTGCCGACCGCGAGCCGGGCACTCACCAGGTCCAACCGGGTGATGGCCCCAGCGAAGTGTCCGGCCGCGACCACGTCGGCGACGCTTCGGGTACGCCGCAGCCGGTCCTCGGCCGCCGCCAACCGCCATCGGACCCGGGCCGCCGACACGGCGGCCCGATCCGCGTCCACCCGTGCCGCTCTCAGGTCGGCGAGCAGCTCGCCGGCCGAGCCCGCAGGGGAGTGCCGATCCCCGGCCAATCCGGCGTAGACCAGGCTCAACGCCCGCCAGCACTCGGTGACCGCGTCCTGCCAGGGCAACCGTCGACCGGGAGGCCCTGCCCCGTGTAACTGTGCACCGGCCCGGTCGGCGGCGGCGATCGTCGCCAACCAGGCGTCGCGCAGCTCGTCCACGGTGCCGACGGTCATTCGCCCGCCTCCGCGGCGGACTTCATCAGGAGGGCGAAGCGCACATCGGCGCACGGGTAGTCCGCTCCGCAGCCACACAACCAGCGGCGCACCACGCGGGGAGGATGGGCGAAGAGCGTGTCGTCGGCGTCCTCCACGTCCTGATCGGACACGAAGCGGTGACGTTGTCCAGGTGGGGGATCGGTTGGGCGTTCGTCGGGTCGATCGGGCATCGAGGGCTCCCGTCGGGTCGGTCTCCTTGCTCAGGCTCTTGCCGTCGGGGCGGCGTGCGGGCACGCCCCGGCACGCCCGGCCGAACGGGGGGACCGACCGACCGGGCGCTCTCTGCGCGGGTGGGGAAGAACCAGCTCCGGGTTTGCAGACCTGGGAGCCGGTCGATTGGAGCTTTACACAACTAGTCACAGATAGCAAGCGTGACAACACGTTACTTGTCATGAGTAGTTGCGCGTGATCAAATGGCGGGGCAGACCTGGGAGTCCATATGCCCGTCAAACCGAAGTGGGAACAGCTCGCGGATCACATCCGGAGCCAGATTGAGTCGGGAGAACTCGCGCCGGGGGACCAGTTGCCGTCCACGATGCAGCTCAAGGCTCAGCATGGCGTCTCAACGACCGTGGTCCGGCAGGCCATCCTGGTCCTTCAGACCCAAGGTTGGGTGCAGGGCGTTCACGGGCTTGGAGTGTTCGTCGCCGAGCGCTAACCGTCTCGGCCTTCGCGCAGGTCTTGAGATCTTGGAAGGAAAGCGCCCCTGGAAGGGCCGAAATCTTCCAAGATCTAGCGCTGCGGGGGCCGCGATACGCAATCGCGTGGTCGCGCTCGGTGCGCGGATTTCGTACGCTCCCTTGTGGTCTCCGCCGGTGCGGTGGTGGAGGCGATGGTCGACCACGGGGAGGTGCGCGTGAGCGCGGCACAGATCATCGCGAGGTTGGCGGCGGCGTCGCAGAAGCTGGACGAGGCGAAGGCCAAGACCGCAGCGGCGGCGCAGGACGCCGCCGAGGCGCGGGCACTCGTCGCCGGTGCCCTGGAAGGTGTGGCTGCGGGTCCGCTGGTCGGCATGATCGACGCGTACCGTCAGGCGCTGGCGCAGGCGTCGCAGGGTGGCGAGCCGGCCAAGCAGCACGTCCAGGAGACGATCGCCAAGGTCCGAGCGCTGGGAAACTGACCACGGGTGGTGGCAGCACAACCCGCCAACCACCCGCAGCGGCGGACATCACCTTGCGACCTGCGATTCCACCTTCGGCAGCGGCATTGGCCGACCGCGACGGACGACGCGTTGCACGTAGTCGAGAGGGACGGGAAGCGCCTCCGCCCACACGGCGCAAGAAAGTCAGCGCGGAGGCGATTGCTGTTGGTGGTTCATCGGCGGCGACAGCGTGGGCGACCGTCTCAGAGTTCCTGCCAGCTCTGCCGAAGGCAGTAGCCGGCGTCGTGCTCGGGGCGGTAGCCACCTGGGGATCCCTCAAGGCTTACAAGGCGAGATCGCAGAACGACGGAGGTTCAGTTGAAGATCGATGAGCGAGTCGAGCAGCTCGTCCGCGACGCGTTGCACTGGGCCGTCAAGCGGCAGCCGGGCAAATTTGACGAGGCACTGAAGACGTTCTCCGACGAGCCAACGCGGCGGTCGGCCATGGAACTGCTCATCTCTATCTCTGCCTTCGTCAGTGCTGACATCTGCGCGGGAAAACCATCACTACCCCAAATACGGGAGTTGGCGGCCGAGGTTGCCGAGGCCGAGGCCTGGACTTCCGTAACCGCTGGTGAAGTCGAAGCCTTCCTCAGTGCCGTGCTGACCGGTCGACCGCTGTCGGGAGTGCTACCAGCCGGCAGCGCAGTCGTTCTTGCCTTCGTTGTGGCGGCGAGTCTCCTGTCGCTGCGTCCGAAAGACGAGGGGGAGTGGTGGTTCGACTATCTGGACAAGGTGGAGGCGGCGATCGAGGCGGCCGGGTGATGGGCGCGCCTGATTCCCATGCCAGGGACGGCGGGTCCCTGGACGGCTTTCGCATCAGCTTCGTGCCGGCGAGCGTCGGTGACCTGGTCTCGGACTTCGCTTCCGAGTGGGAGGACGTCACTGTCTCTACGCGGGTCTGGGAGCGCCAGGTCGAGGACGGCCACCGAGTCGACCTGCGAGTGCACGTGCTCCGGGGCGATCGGCTGGGTAACCTCGCCGAGTTACGCGACTTCCTGGCCGAGTACCACGAGCGCGATCCTGCTGACGAGGCGTTCACTGAGTTTCAGCACGGCGAGGGTCCCGGCCTCATCGGCACCGCCGAAGCGTTCTGGCTAACCACGCCCGGGGTGGCAGTCGACCTGCTACTCGATCCGGAGCGGTTGACTGTGGACACTCTGCGGCCGACTGCGCTGGGAATTACCGCAGCCGCAGCAGGTCCCGCCAGCCCGTCGGACTCAGACGAACCGCCCGCCCCGAACAAGGAGACCTGAGCGGGCGGCGTCAGAATGCGGTGACCCTGCGTGTCGCTGACGATCGGTGGTGCGATTCGGTAGGCTCCCTGGTATGACCGGATCGGTGAGCAAGAAGTCGTTCTCGCTTCCGCAAGACGTGGCGGAGCGCCTGGAGCGTGAGCCCAACGCCAGCGCGTACGTGGTCGACACGATCCGGGCACGGATGCGTGCGGAGGATCTCGACGCCGAGTTGGCCCGCCGGGGGATGACCGTGTCGGCGGAGGGCCAGGCCCGGGCCAGGGCCCAGCGCGCCCAGGTCGAGCAGGAATGGTCCTCTGGTCGACGCGCCGCACTTCGGGACCGTTCCCGCCGTGCGGCAGCGGAGATGCTCGACGGCTCTGGCAGTCAGGCATCGGCGGCGTGACGGGTCCCGACGCGCCGGCGGTCCGGCTGATACTGGACCGGTCCGCGCTGCTCGCCTACGTGGCTGGGTCGATGGATGTCGCTGAACCCATCCACGAGGTCGCCCAGGATGGGGTGCGGTTCGGCGTTCCGGCGGTGGTCGCGGCCGAGGTGCTGGCGGTGGTGGACGACCCGGGTGATCGGGCGGTGCTGCACCGACTGCTCGAACGTCCCGCCTGCGCGGTGTTGCCGACCTGGGGCGAGGGCTGGCAGGAGTTGGCGTACTGGCGGGTTGTCACCGGTCGGGTTGACCTGGCCGCCGCCGTGATGGCTGTCCTGGAGCACGACGCCTCCGTGCTGACCAGCGAAGGTAAGGCGTACGGCGACGGCGGCGACCTTCCGGTCATCCGCTTCCCTCACTAGTGCGTTCGATGATGACCAGGGGAATCTCCCGCTCGGTCCCCTTCTGGTAGCGCGCGTAGGTAGGGAAGACCTTCGTCATCACCGGCCACAGCCGGACGCGCTCCTCGGCGGTCGCCGTGCGGGCCCGGCCGACGAACCGCTCCGCGTCGACCTGGACCTCCACGGTCGGGTCGGCGCTCAGGTTCAGGTACCAGGCCGGGTGCTTGTCCGCCCCGCCGTTGGACGCCACCAGCAGGTGGTCGTCGCCGTCGCGTCCGTACATCAGCGCGGTGCGGCGCAGTGTGCCGCTGCGGCGTCCGCGGGTGGTGAGAAGCAGCGAGGGTACGCCGTGGAAGGTGCCGCCGTCCGCGCCGTCGGTCTGCACGTAGCGCCGGATGTGGCTGGCGACCCAGCCGACCGGGCTGTCCTCGACCGTCTCGTGCTGATCCTGCTCGGTCAAGGGATTGCCTCCTCGGGAAGGGTGACAGGACGGTCAGCCGCGCGAGCGGGGCAGGCAGCACTTCTTGTACTTGGTGCCGGACCCGCACCAGCAGAGGTCGTTGCGGCCGGGTGGCCAGGCGGTCACGCCGGCCTCGTCGAGGCTGTCGGCGTACTCGTCGAGGGTTTCCTCGTCAATGGGGTCGACGCCGGCGAAGGCCGCCAGGCCCGCGACCGTGCCCGTGACCACGCCCAGGTCGGCGCCGCCCAGCCCGGAAGCCTCGACGAGGGCGCGTTCGAGGTTGGCGCGGTGTTCGTCCCAGGTGGGCGGGTAGCTCTCGGCGAGCGCCGACCAGCGCACCAGCAGCGCGTCGAACTCCGCCTTCGGCCAGAACAGCAGCGTCGCCGGGCCGTCGTCCAGGGCGTCGAGCGCGTGGTCGCTGGCGGCGCGCAGCCGGTCGGCGAGGTTGTCGTACTCGTCGTGCGGCAGACCCAGGTCCTCGCGCAGGTCGTGCCGTTGCTGGGTCAGGCCGAAGATCATGGCGGCGGCCTCGTCCTGGGCGTCCTCGGACTCGTGTTGGTGGGTGCGGGTCCGTTCCAGGATCGCGTCGAGTGCCCCGGTCAGCCACTCCAGCGCCGTCTCGGTGTGGTCGGATTCGACCAACTCGTCGATCAGGTACGCGGCGTCGGGGTGGGTCTCCAGCAGCGGGCGTAGCGCGGTCAGCTCGGCCAGACCCTCGTCGGTACGGCCGAGGCGTAGCAGCAGGCCGCCGCGCACCGCCCGGGGGTACGCGTCCTCGTCGGGCTGTTCGGCGATGGCGCGGGTGGCCAGGGCGAGCGCGTCGGCGCGGTCGCCGGCCTGCTCCAGGATGTCCGCGGCGACCAGCAGGGCGAACCCGGTGTCGGCGGGGTCCGCGACCCGCCCCTCGTCGACGGCGCCCACCAGTTCGGCGACCAGCGCGGCCGGGTCAGGGCTTCCCGGGCCCAGGGCGCCGATCTGCTCGATGCGGTCGGCGGTCAACAGTTCCGGCATGGACACATCCTGACGACGGCTGATGGGCGCAGGCGGCCAGCCTAGCTCCGACACCGCCGCACCCGGCGCAGCCGCACCCGACACTGCCGCACCCGACACTGCCGCACCCGGCGCCGGCCGGGCCCGGCCGACCGGCGCCGGTCGTGTCAACGGATCAGCGTTCGTCGACGAGCTGGACCTCCTCGGCGGTGGGGTCGATGGCCAGCGCGAACGCCGCCGTGCCGGCGGCGCTGCCCGGTGTCACCTCCCGTGCCGCCGCCAGCTGCTCGGCCGACTCCCACCGCCACACGCCCACCCACTGCCGCTCGTCGACGCGGCCGAGGCGGGCCTCGAGCGGGCCGCCGACGGCCGCCCGGGTGGCCGACACGAGGTCGGCGTGGCGGGTGGGCACCTGCTCGGCGTGAGCGGGGTCGGCGGTGAAGCGTGTGATCACGAGCAGAGACATCGCTGTAGTTCCTCTCTAGAGTTGACTTCTAGTAACTTGTTCTAGAGATAATCTCTCGCATGAGCGATGTCAAGGGCTTGGGACTACGCAGCCAGAAGGCGCGACAAACCCGGCAGAAGATCCTGGCGGCCGCGCGGGAGTTGTTCGTCGAGCGCGGCTACGGCGCGACGAATCTTCAGGACGTGGCGGCGGCAGCCCAGGTGGCGGTGCAGACGATCTACTTCGCCTTCGGCAACAAGCGCACACTGCTCAAAGAGCTGATCGATGTCACGGTGGCCGGGGACGACGAGCCGGTGGCCACCATGGACCGGCAGTGGTTTCGGGCCGCCATGGCTGCCGGGACGGCGCAGGAGCAGTTGCGCGCGCACGTCGACGGCACCATGGCGGTGCTGGACCGGGTGGCGCCGATCATGCGGATGCTCGATGCCGCCGTCGCGACGGACGCCGAGGTCGCCGCGATCTGGCCCCCGGAGATCGATCCCCGGTACGTGGTGCACGAGGCCGCCGCGACGTCGCTGATGACCAAGCCGGGGGCGCGTACCGACGTGTCCGTCGCGCAGGCTGCCGACGTGCTCTACGCCCTGCTCGGCCCGGAGCTCTACCTGGTCCTGGTACGGGAGCGGGGGTGGTCGCCGCAGCGCTGGTCGGAGTGGGCTTTCGCCACCCTGCGCGCCCAGCTCTGCGTCACCTGACGCGCCGGAGCCCGGGACGGCTGACCGTCCCGGGCTCCGACCGACCGACGAACCTCAGCGGGTCGCGGGCATGGTGGCGAACTCGCCGGCTAGCTCCGACTCGACGATCGTCGCGGTGGACGGCCCGCGACCGGCCGACGCCCGCCGGGCGGACGGGACGGCCAGGGCCGCGAGGGTGGCCGCGACGGCGATCGCGGTGAGGAGGAGAAACCCCATCGTGAAGTCGGCCTCCCGGGGCAGGCCGCTGGCCTGCGGGTGGGCGGTGATCACGCCACTGACCACGGCCGCGCCGATCGCGCCGCCGATGGTGCGGATGTTGGCGTTCATGCCGGTGGCCACGCCGGTCTGGCTGGCGGGCACGCTGGCGACGATCAGGTTGGCCATCGACGCGAAGGCCAGGCCGATGCCGAGACCGGCCAGGCCACCGGCGACGGCGACCTCCCAGCGGGTGTCGTGGGCGGTGGCCAGCATGGCGGACGCGGCCACGTTGAACGCGGCACCGGACGCGAGCTGCGCCTTGGCGCTGAAGACGGCCTGGAGGCGGCCGGCGACGAGGCCGGCGACGAACATCGCGACGAGCATCGGCAGCATGAGCAGACCGGCCTGGCTGATGCTGGCGCCGAAGCCGTAGCCGGCGGTGGCCGGGGTCTGCACGAACTGGGGGAGGAAGGCGTACACGGAGAACATCGACGCGCCGTAGAGCAGGGCGACCAGGTTGGTGGTCCACACGCCGGGCAGGCGCATCATCCGCATGTCGATCAGCGGGTTGGCCGAGCGCACCTCGGCGACCAGCCAGCCGGCCAGCAGCACCACGGCGAGCGCGAGCAGGCCGACCACCCGGGTGGAGGTCCAGCCCCAGGCCGCGCCCTGGCTGATCGGCAGCAGCAGCGCGACCAGCCAGCCGGAGAGCAGCAGCGTGGCGCGCCAGTCGATGCGTCCGGGGGTGCGGACCGGCGACTCGGGAATGAACAGGTGGGCGGCGACGGCGGTCAGGCCCACCACGACCATCGGGATCCAGAACAGCCACCGGTAGTCCAGCGCGGCGACGATCGGGCCGGCCAGCACGATGCCCAGGCCACCGCCCGCCGCGACGATCGCCGAGATGGCGCCGACGGCCGAGGAGACCCGGGCGGCCGGGAACTCGTCCCGGATGATGCCGAACGACAGCGGGAAGACCGCGCCGCCGATGCCCTGCACGACGCGGGCGACGATGAGGACGCCGATGTTCGGGGCGATGGCGGCCACCAGGCAGCCGAGGGCGAGCGCGGCGAGCGAGGCGACGAGCATCCGCTCCTTGCCGACCATGTCGCCGACCCGCCCGAGGATCGGCGTGAAGATCGACGCCGAGAGCAGGTAGGCGGTGAGCACCCAGGTCACGGTGTTCTGGGAGGTGTGCAGGTCCTGCTGGATGGTCGGCAGCACCGGGGTGATCAGCGACTGGAGCATCGCGAAGAACCCGGCGCCGGCCGCGAGCACGGTGAAGGTGAGCCGACGCGAGCTGCGTCGGGAGGTCACTGCCACGAGAGAAGACTCCTGATAACGGTACGGAGGGAGGTGTGTCACCCGTCGTCTCTGGCGGGCGGGCTTGTCGGGTCCGGGCGATCGGGGTGGCCAGGCGGCGATCGTGCGGGTCCCGAGGTAAGCTAACCGGAGGCAGGCCTCCGGCGATTCCGGAGGGGTGCCTCCACTAAGCTAGCGGAGGGATGCCTCCGGATGCAACCAGGTTGAGGTGACGCACGTCATGAGCAGCACGGGGCAGGCGCCCGAGGTCTTCGCCCAGCGGCCCAAGCGGGCCGATGCGCGGCGCAACTACGACTCCCTGATCGCCGCTGCCCGTGAGGCGTTCGCCGAGAACGGCGCCGCCGCCTCGTTGGAGGACGTGGCCCGGCGGGCCGGGGTGGGCATCGGCACGCTCTACCGCAACTTCCCCAGCCGACGGCACCTGTTCGAGGCGGTCTACGTCGAGGAGGTCCGGGCGTTGAGCCGCTCCGCCGAGGACCTGGCCGAGCTGGCACCGTGGGACGCGCTGGTCGCCTGGCTGCACCGCTTCGTCGCGTACGTCGCCACCAAGCGGGCGCTCGCCGAGCATCTGCTGCACGACTCCGAGATCTTCCAGAGCTGCCGGACGGAGATCTACGCCGCCGGTGAACCGCTCATGCGCCGGGCCCAGGCCGCCCGCGTGGTCCGTGACGACATCGGGTTCGACGACGTGGTGCGGCTGATCAGTGGCCTCACCATGGCGCAGTTCCCGTCCCCGGAGCAGCGCGACCGGGTGCTCGGCGTGGCCCTGGACGGGCTGCGCCCGCCCGCCGCGTCGAGCTGACCGCCGCCCGGTCAGCTGTCGACGAGCAGTAGCCACTCGTCGTCGAGGCGTTCGGTCACCGTGCCCGCCGGCCAGCGGTGACCGGCGTCGACCATCGCCCGGGCCTGCTCCACCTGTGGTGGTCGGCTGAACTGGGTGTCGCGGAAGCTCGCCATGCTGTGGAAGCGGGCTCGGCCGAAGTTCGCGGCGTCGGCGAAGCGGGCCCTGTCGAACAGCGCCTCCGCGCCGAACACCGTCCAGCGGAACAGCGCCATGTTCGTGAAGCGGACGGAGTAGAAGGTGGCCGACCGCCCGAACTCGGTGTGCTCCATCGACAGGGCGCCGTCGAAGGCGGCCTCCCGGAACGTGACGGCGTCCTCGAAGCGCGTCGCGTCGAAGCTGGTGGGCTGGCCGAAGGTCGTCCGGCGGAACGAGGTCTGGCCGGCGAAGCCGGCTCGCCGGCAGGACAGGCCACCGGTGAAGGCGGCCCCGTCGAAGCCGGCCTGGCCGACGCCCCGAACCCCGTCCAGCACGACCTCGCCGTCGGCCGTGAGGCCCTCGAAGATCACGTCGCCGAAGGTCGCCGCCCCGAGCAGGAGACGCCCCCGCGCCGTCGCGCCCGCGAAGGTGGTCGTGCCGGTGAACACCGCGCCGGTGAAGTTCGCGTCGACGAGCGTGCAGCCGGCGGCGTCGAAGTCGACCAGCCGGGCGCCGACCAGGTCGAGCGTCAGCTCCGGCCAGTGGGCCGCGTCGTCCGCACGCAGGTGCCGGGTGAGGACGCGCTGCGCGGTGCGCCGGACCTCCGTCTCGCGCGGCTCGTCGTCGGGCGCCGGCATCCGCAGGTACGCGCAGAGCACCGCCGCGATCGTCGTGCGCTGCCCCGGATTGTCCTGGCCGAGGCGTTCCAGCGCGTGCAGGCCACCGAGGCGTACCGCCGCGCTGTCGTTGCCGAGCAGCTCCACCGCCCGGGTGTAGAGCTCGGTCAGCCGCCGTTCCGCCGCGTCGTGCTCGGCGGCTGAGGACTGCCGGTCCTGGTGGCGCTGCGCGGCCTCGGCCACCGACTCGGCGTGCGCCTGAACCCGGTCCCGGTGGCTCTGATCCCGGGCGGCGACGTTCTCCTGGTGTCGCTGGGCGCGTTCGGTGATCCACTGCCGGCGGGCGGCCAGCAGCAGGGCGAGCCCTCCGCCGGTGCCGGCCACCACGGTCAGGCCGGTGCGGATCGCGTTGATGCGCAGCGTGGCCCGGGTGTCCGGCTGACCGGCCCGGTCCGCCTCGGTGAGGAGCAGGTCCAGCACCAGCCAGCCCAGGACGGCGGCGATCAGCAGACCGACCAGGACCAGCCACCAGGGCATCACCCGTAGCCGGCGCTCGGGGGGTTCGTCCGTGGACACGGCCACAGCATGCCATTTCGACGGCCCGACCCGGGGGTACGCAACAACCCGCCGTCCGATGTGGAGAGCAGGCGAATTGCCGGTTTGCACCCTCGGCGGAACAACGGGTTACCGGCGCGTAACAAGTCATTGACGTTGCCGAATCGTTGCGGGGATGATCGTCGCACGGTCGACCGGACACCCCCACCCACCTGCCCGGTTCGCCGGGTGCCTCCCCCCGGAGGTGCAGCCATGCTGCTCCGAAAGACCGTCCTCGTCGTGTCCGTCGCCGTCGCCGCCCTGATCGCGTCCGCCGGCACGGCGACCGCCGCCCCCGCCGTACCGA
This window harbors:
- a CDS encoding MFS transporter, yielding MAVTSRRSSRRLTFTVLAAGAGFFAMLQSLITPVLPTIQQDLHTSQNTVTWVLTAYLLSASIFTPILGRVGDMVGKERMLVASLAALALGCLVAAIAPNIGVLIVARVVQGIGGAVFPLSFGIIRDEFPAARVSSAVGAISAIVAAGGGLGIVLAGPIVAALDYRWLFWIPMVVVGLTAVAAHLFIPESPVRTPGRIDWRATLLLSGWLVALLLPISQGAAWGWTSTRVVGLLALAVVLLAGWLVAEVRSANPLIDMRMMRLPGVWTTNLVALLYGASMFSVYAFLPQFVQTPATAGYGFGASISQAGLLMLPMLVAMFVAGLVAGRLQAVFSAKAQLASGAAFNVAASAMLATAHDTRWEVAVAGGLAGLGIGLAFASMANLIVASVPASQTGVATGMNANIRTIGGAIGAAVVSGVITAHPQASGLPREADFTMGFLLLTAIAVAATLAALAVPSARRASAGRGPSTATIVESELAGEFATMPATR
- a CDS encoding winged helix-turn-helix domain-containing protein translates to MPVKPKWEQLADHIRSQIESGELAPGDQLPSTMQLKAQHGVSTTVVRQAILVLQTQGWVQGVHGLGVFVAER
- a CDS encoding DUF6244 family protein, giving the protein MSAAQIIARLAAASQKLDEAKAKTAAAAQDAAEARALVAGALEGVAAGPLVGMIDAYRQALAQASQGGEPAKQHVQETIAKVRALGN
- a CDS encoding pentapeptide repeat-containing protein, which translates into the protein MSTDEPPERRLRVMPWWLVLVGLLIAAVLGWLVLDLLLTEADRAGQPDTRATLRINAIRTGLTVVAGTGGGLALLLAARRQWITERAQRHQENVAARDQSHRDRVQAHAESVAEAAQRHQDRQSSAAEHDAAERRLTELYTRAVELLGNDSAAVRLGGLHALERLGQDNPGQRTTIAAVLCAYLRMPAPDDEPRETEVRRTAQRVLTRHLRADDAAHWPELTLDLVGARLVDFDAAGCTLVDANFTGAVFTGTTTFAGATARGRLLLGAATFGDVIFEGLTADGEVVLDGVRGVGQAGFDGAAFTGGLSCRRAGFAGQTSFRRTTFGQPTSFDATRFEDAVTFREAAFDGALSMEHTEFGRSATFYSVRFTNMALFRWTVFGAEALFDRARFADAANFGRARFHSMASFRDTQFSRPPQVEQARAMVDAGHRWPAGTVTERLDDEWLLLVDS
- a CDS encoding nitroreductase family deazaflavin-dependent oxidoreductase, with protein sequence MTEQDQHETVEDSPVGWVASHIRRYVQTDGADGGTFHGVPSLLLTTRGRRSGTLRRTALMYGRDGDDHLLVASNGGADKHPAWYLNLSADPTVEVQVDAERFVGRARTATAEERVRLWPVMTKVFPTYARYQKGTEREIPLVIIERTSEGSG
- a CDS encoding TetR/AcrR family transcriptional regulator; its protein translation is MSSTGQAPEVFAQRPKRADARRNYDSLIAAAREAFAENGAAASLEDVARRAGVGIGTLYRNFPSRRHLFEAVYVEEVRALSRSAEDLAELAPWDALVAWLHRFVAYVATKRALAEHLLHDSEIFQSCRTEIYAAGEPLMRRAQAARVVRDDIGFDDVVRLISGLTMAQFPSPEQRDRVLGVALDGLRPPAASS
- a CDS encoding TetR/AcrR family transcriptional regulator; this translates as MSDVKGLGLRSQKARQTRQKILAAARELFVERGYGATNLQDVAAAAQVAVQTIYFAFGNKRTLLKELIDVTVAGDDEPVATMDRQWFRAAMAAGTAQEQLRAHVDGTMAVLDRVAPIMRMLDAAVATDAEVAAIWPPEIDPRYVVHEAAATSLMTKPGARTDVSVAQAADVLYALLGPELYLVLVRERGWSPQRWSEWAFATLRAQLCVT
- a CDS encoding antibiotic biosynthesis monooxygenase; its protein translation is MSLLVITRFTADPAHAEQVPTRHADLVSATRAAVGGPLEARLGRVDERQWVGVWRWESAEQLAAAREVTPGSAAGTAAFALAIDPTAEEVQLVDER
- a CDS encoding SEC-C domain-containing protein — encoded protein: MPELLTADRIEQIGALGPGSPDPAALVAELVGAVDEGRVADPADTGFALLVAADILEQAGDRADALALATRAIAEQPDEDAYPRAVRGGLLLRLGRTDEGLAELTALRPLLETHPDAAYLIDELVESDHTETALEWLTGALDAILERTRTHQHESEDAQDEAAAMIFGLTQQRHDLREDLGLPHDEYDNLADRLRAASDHALDALDDGPATLLFWPKAEFDALLVRWSALAESYPPTWDEHRANLERALVEASGLGGADLGVVTGTVAGLAAFAGVDPIDEETLDEYADSLDEAGVTAWPPGRNDLCWCGSGTKYKKCCLPRSRG